CGCGCGCGAACCGGCGTACGGGACGAAGAGCGCTTCGCAGCCGACGATCAGTCCGTTCGGAAGTGCCAGCGCCAGCAAGAGCGGCCGCGTACGCCGCTGGGCGAGCAGAAAGCGGTTGGCCCGCCAGGTTTCGGCCAGGCTGGTACGCGCGACCCGGCGTGGCGCGCGATCGCGCAGGCCGAAGCGGATCACCGGCACGGAGACAGCGGCGAAACCGGTCGCGATCCAGAGCACGGTCGAGGCGCTGACGGCCTGCAGCAGGATGCCGGCGATGCCGAAGCCGGCAATCTGCATGGCGCCGACCGACAAGTTCATCGCGGACCGGCCGAGGACGAACTGATCGGTCCCGAGCACCTCGCCGAGCAGTCCCCAGCGGACGCCGGCGCCGATCGACAGGCCGTACGCGAGGGCGAGCGCCAGCCCGAGACGGACCACGGGAGACAGGTCGAAGGCGGCCTGGACGCCGACCTCGACCGCCGTCAGGGTCGCGAGCAGGATGAGAATCCGGCGTGGCCGGGCGGTGTCGGCCGCCGACATCAGCGTCGAGATCCCCAGCACCTGGGCCAGCGACGGGCCGAACATGATCGCCGCCGCGAGCAGCGCGGACCCGGTCGCGGCGTCGACCACGATCGCCAGCGTCAGGCTGATCATGGTCGCGGACGCGTTCCCGAGCGCGCTGCTGACCCACAGGTTGCGGAACTCGCGGTTGGCGAAGATCGCCCGGTAGGTGCTCATGCCGAGGAGCATCGACGGACGGGCCGGTACCGCCTACAGTTTCGGCTGGAGGCGAAACGTTGTCCGAATTCCTGGTCGATGCCGACACCCTGGCGAACGCCCGGTTCGGCACGTCCCAGCTCACCGAGACCGTGGCGGCGCTGAAGCTGCTGCGTGCTCCGGTCGAGCCTTGGTACCGGCCGTGGCGGGACGCGCACGTGGCGGCGTACCGGGAGCAACTCGCGGCGCATCCGGTGTGGGCGGCGCTCGTCGACAACGCCTTCGGTACGAGCTGGGCGGCCGACTTCCTGACCGTGCCGCCGCTCGGACCGGACCTCACCCTCGAGGACGAGCTCGAACTGATGCTGGCGCTGTCCGACGATCAGATCCGCGCCGACCTCAGCGTGGTGCGTACGCCGTTGCGGACCGTGCTGGTCGAGACCGATGGACTGGCGGCGGAGGCGGCTGACCTGCTGCGGTGGATCTGGCGCGCGACGGTCGAGCCGGAGTGGCCGCGGCGCGTCCGGCTGCTGCAGGCGGACATCGTGTCGCGCACTTCGCGGCTCAGCGAACACGGCTGGTCGGGCGTACTCAACGGGCTCGGCCAGGACGTGCGTTGGCTGGGCGACGGCCGGATTCAGGTCAACCGCTGGGACTATCCGGTGACCGATGTTCGTGGGGCAGACCTACTGTTCCTGGCCGCGCACACCCAGCGGGTGAACGTGAGCTGGCGCCTGCCGGACCGGTTCGCGTTGGCGTACCCGGTGACCGGCATCTTCGCGACCACCGCGACCCCGGACGAGCCCTTGGTGCAACTGCTCGGCCGGAACCGGGCGCACATTCTGGTCGCGGCCGCCCAGCCGGTCAGTACAACGTTGCTGGTGGCAACCACTGGCCTGTCGCTCGCCACGGTCTCCGACCACCTGCGGGTACTCACCGACGCCGGTCTGCTGGAACGGCGTCGCTCCGGCCGGTCCGTCCTGTACTGGCAATCCGACACCGGCCGCCGCGTGACGCGACGACCGGCGTCGAACCGCCCCGAGCCCCGTTGAGCTCGTGCGGCCGGGCAGCTAACGAACCTGCAGCTCCGTGGAGAGCGGCAGGTCCGAAACCGACGAGCCGGCTCGGATCGTGAAGGCACCGGGCTCGGTTGCCCAGCCCGTGCTGTCCCAGTGTTCGAAGGTGCGCTGGTGCAGGTTGACCGTGATCTCGCGGGCCTGACCGGCGTCCAGGCGGACGACGGCGAACCCGGCGAGCCAGCGCACCGGCCGGTCGATCGCGGTTTCGGAGCGTTCGGCGTACACCTGGACGACGTGCTTTCCGGCCCGCTCGCCGGTGTTGCGGACGGTCAGTGCGACCGACGACGGATCGTTGGCGCGCAGGTCGGACAGCTCCCACGTCGTGTACCCGAGACCGTGGCCGAACTCGTACGCCGGTTCGGTGCCGGCTTTCAGCCAAGCGCGGTAGCCGATGTGTACGCCCTCGTCGTACCGGACGACACCGTCCTTCGGGGTGACGTCGATGACCGGCACGTCGGCCTCGTCGCGCGGCCAGGTGGTCGGCAGGCGGCCGCCTGGTTCGGTCCTTCCTAGCAGTACGTCGGCGAGCGCGTTGCCGTACTCCTGGCCGCCGAAGTACGTCGCGAGGACGGCCTGGACGTCGTCACGCCAGGGGAGCAGCACCGGCGAGCCGGCGTTCACCACGACGACCGTACGCGGATTGGCGGCGGCGACAGCGCGGACGAGCTCGTCCTGACGGCCGGGCAGCGCGAGCGAAGTGCGGTCGTAGCCTTCGGACTCGACCCTCGAGTTGGTGCCGACGACAACCACTGCCACGTCGGCGGCCCGGGCGGCCGCGACCGCCTCGTCGATCAGGGTCTGTGGATCGTCGTCGGCGGGCTCGACCCCGACCGTGAGGCCGACGACGCCACCCAGACCGCCCTCGGCTTTCGGCGGCTCGAGCTGAATCCGGACGTCGATCGGCTGCCCGGCGGTGACGGTCAGCGGAGCGGCGATCGACGGCGGGGACAGCAGCGCGGCGCCCAGGTCCGTACCGACCGGGACCGCGACGTCCTCGCGGAGCAACTCGCCGTCGGCGAAGATCCGGCCCCGGCCGACCGACGCGAACCCGAGCTGGACGGCGCCCGACTCGGCCGGCGTCCAGGTGGTGTGGAACTCCAGCACGGCGGTCTCGCCGGTCGGCGCGCTCGTGCCGAGGTAGACCAGGGCGCTCGCGAAGCGGTCCTCGGCGAACAGCTCGGTGCCGTCGGCGGCGAGGAAGCGTACGCGGGCGCCGGGCTCGCCGGACGCCGGGTTGGTCATCGTGCTGAGAGGAAGCTCGGCGACGCCCTGCTGGACCACCGCGCCGAGCGAATAGGTGACCTCCGCGTTCGGCAGCGCGGCGCGGATGCCGTCGAGCGGCGACACGACCGATTTCGGGACGACGGTCGCGCTGCCGCCGCCTTGGGTACGGGCGTCGCGGGCGTTGTGCCCGATGACCGCGACCCGCTGCAGGGCGGCGGCCTGCCAGGGCAGCTCGTTCTCGTTGCGGACCAGGACGGTGCCTTCGGCGGCAGCCGTACGCGCGAACGCGATGCCGTCGACCTGCTGGGTGGGCGGCTTTTCGTACCCTTCGAGGGCGCCGACGCGGGCGGCGAGCGCGAGGATGCGGCGGACCTTGCGGTCGATCGCCTCCTCCTTCACCTCACCGGCGCGGACCGCCTCGACCAGCGCGTCGCCCCAGGCGCCGATCGGGCCGGGCATCGCGAGATCCTGCGAGTACTTGGCGCTCTCGACGCTGCGGACCGCGGTCCAGTCGCTCACCACGACCCCGTCGAAACCCCAATCGGTGTTCAGCGGGGTCTCCAGCAGGTCGTTCTCGGAGGCGGTCGCGCCGTTGACCGAGTTGTACGCGCTCATCACCAGCCAGGCCTTCGACTCGGTGACCGCCTGCTCGAACGCGAGCAGGTACACCTCGCGGAGCGTGCGCTCGTCGACCACCACGTTCGCGGTGAAGCGGTCGGTCTCGAAATCGTTCGCCACGTAGTGCTTCGGGGTGGCGCCGACGCCGAGCTCCTGGACACCGGCCACGTACGCGGCGGCGAGGCCGGCGGTCAGGATTGGGTCCTCGCTGAATGCCTCGAAGTGCCGGCCGCCGAGCGGGGAGCGATGCAGGTTGATGGTCGGGCCGAGCACGACGTCGACGTTCTTCCGGCGGGCCTCCCGCGCGGACACCACGCCGTACCGGTGCGCGACGGCGAGGTCCCAGGAGGACGACAGCGCGGTCGCGGACGGGAGGTTGAGCGACGGGTCGCGCTCGTCCCAGACCGCGCCGCGGACACCGCTCGGCCCGTCCGACAGCACCATCGAGCGCAGCCCGATCGACGGCAGCGGGTGGGTCGACCAGAAGTCCTGGCCGGTCAGAACCCGGACCTTCTCCGCCAGGGAGAGCCGGCCGAGCAGGTCGTCGAAATCCGTCACGGCGTTCATGCCGAAAACTGTACGACCGAAAACCGAGTGATGCTAGGTTTTGGATATGACGAGTTCCCGGGGTCCGTACGCGAAGGGGGTCGCGAAGCGCGCCGAACTGCTGCGGGCGGTGCTGGCGGTGATCGCGCGGCACGGGTACCGGAAGACGTCGACGCGCGAGCTGGCCGCGGCGGCCGGGCTGAGCGAGGCCGGGATGCTGCACTACTTCGGGTCCAAGGAGAAGCTGTTCGAGGCGGTGCTCCGGGCGCGGGACGAGGCCGACCTGGAGCGGTTCGACGTCGACGATTCGATCGAGGGGCTGGCGGTGGTGATCCGGCACAACCGGACGGTGCCTGGGCTGGTCCAGCTGTACTCCACGTTCTCCGCCGAGGCCGGTGACCCCGAGCATCACGCGCACGACTTCTTCGTCGACCGCTACGCGCACCTGCGCGCCGCGCTCGCCGACGCCGTACGCGCCCGGCAGGCCGCCGGCACCTTCACCCCGACCGCCGACCCCGATGCCATCGCCACCCTCCTGATAGCCGTCTCCGACGGCCTCCAGATCCAGTCCCAGTACAACCTCACCACCAACCCAGGCGACCTCTTCGACCACCTCCTAACCCTCCTGACCACCCCACCGCGCAATAGTTGACCCATGAGCACTCCTGCTGAACCACCCACCGCAGCGGGTGGTTCGGTGCCGCCGCCTGCTCCGCTGGACGGCGCCGCCTCGCGGGCGCTCGGTCGGGAAGTTTGGTTGGTGTTTGCTCTGTCTTTGGGGGCTTCAGGGGTTGCCGCGGTTATCTCGTTTACTGGGGTGCTGACCTCCTCCAAGCCGATCAGCGGGCAGACGGCCGTGATCGTCGGGTCCCGGGCGCCGGGGCGGCCCTGGCTGGATCTGGCGTGGCAGTTGTTCGCGGTGGTGACGGCGCTGGTGCCGGTCGCGCTGGTCGGGCATTTTCTGGTCCGCGGGCAGGAGTCCTTCCGGAGCATCGGGTTCGACCTGAGGGACCGGCTGCGGGACCTCGGGCGCGGCACGGGGATCGCGGCCGTGATCGGCGGCGCCGGACTGCTGTTCTATCTCGGCGCCCACGCGACCGGTACGAACCTGACCGTCGACCCGTCCCAGCTCCCCGACTACTGGTGGCGGATCCCGATCCTGGTCCTGGTCTCGGCGCAGAACGCGATCCTCGAAGAAGTCATCGTCCTCGGCTACCTGAACCACCGCCTGGACCAGCTCGGCTGGTCGGTCCGCCAGGCCACCGCGACGAGCGCCCTGGTACGCGGTTCGTACCACCTCTACCAGGGTCTCGGCGGCTTCTTCGGCAACGTGATCATGGGCGTGATCTTCACCTACCTGTACCGCCGCTGGGGCCGGATCATGCCGCTGGTGGTCGCGCACACGCTGATCGACATCGGCGCGCTGATCGGCGCCACGTACCTGCTCGGGAAGGTTTCCTGGCTGCCGGGCTGAGAACTTCCTGAGAAAGTGTTTACATCCTGAGACGACTGACACGTAACCGATCGGCCCCGGAACGGGTTGAGGGTGTCGTGACAGTCAACGGGGAAATCACGAATCCGCCAGAAATCGATGCCGGGCTGGCCGCCGCCGCGCTGGCCGTGTTCGCGCATCGGCACGAGGTGGTCCATCTGCTGTACGCCGCCACCGACGAGCCGGACGCCCTGGCCCGGATCGGTGGCCTGCTCCGGGTCGACGAGGCGACCATCACCCGCGTACTCGACCAGCCGCTGCGCTGGATGCTGCCGCAGTTCCGGAGCGAGCTGGAAACGATCGCCGCCATGCCCGCCCCACCGACCGCCGGCACCGCCCCGGCGCCCGCGCAATCCGCGGCGGACAGCACGCCGGACGAGCCCACGGACGCGGCGGACAACCTGGAATCGGCATCCGCCCGGACCAACTGACCCGGCCGCTAGGGTGGAGCGGTGCGTACGTATGGGCGGGACATCCTGGACATCGCCGACGAGCTGACCACGGCGTACGTGGAGGTGTTCACCGGCCCGCCGTTCGAGCATCGTGATCGCGCGCAAACCGGCGCCGCGTTCCGTACCCGACTGGAAACCGATGCCGCGCGGGACGGTTTCCAGGCCTGGGTCGAACGCTCGGACGACGGGCAGATCGCCGGGTTCCTGACCGGATGGACGACGCCCGCGCCGTTCCGCACCGACCGGGCGTACGGCAGCGTGCTCGACCGGATCGGCCCGGAACAGGTCGAGGAGCTCCTGATCGGTGCGTTCGAGGTGGACGAACTCGGCGTACTCCCGCCGGCCCGCGGCACCGGGCTGGCCCGCCGGCTGCTCGAAACCGCCACCCGCGACCGGTCCCGCGCCTGGCTGCTGGCGTGGAACCAGAACCACGACGCGCTCGCGTTCTACCGCCACCTCGGCTGGCACGAGCCCGAGGTCCGCGGCCCCGAACACGACATCGTCGTCTTCACCACCACCTGACCCTCAGATCCCGAAGAGTGCCTGCGCATTGAGGTGCATGATCGCCTCGTGCTCCGCCGGGGTCAGCTCCGCGGCCTCGAACGCTCCGAGCGCGACCGAGGGATCGATCAGCGTCGCGTCGGTGCCGAACATCAACCGGTCCGGCCCGATCCGATCGAGCACCCAGCGAATCCGGTTCGCCTCCGGCGCGGACCAGCACGGTTCGAACCAGATCCGGTCCGACCGGTCCGCCGCCTCCGGTACGCGCGGCCACCCCGACGCGCCCATGTGACCGGCCAGCACCCGCGCTCCCGGCACCCGCGCCGCCACGTCGGCAAGGTCGACGACGGTGTCACCCCAGGTGTGTACGAGCGTGGGCAGACCGTATTCCGTGGTCAGCTCGATCGCCGCTTGCATGGCCGGCGTACTGATCGGCGTCCGGCTGTACTCACTGTGGATCTTCGCGCCGACCCACCGGCTCCGGCCCTCGCCCGCGAGCAGTTCGTCGAGGTCGGCGCGGGCCGCGTCCAGCCGGCGCGGGTCGACGACGAGCATGCCGCGCAGCCGTGGGTCCGCGGGCAGTTGCTCGGCGAGCGAGCGGTTGCCGGCCGGCGCGTCGTACACGATGGCCTCGATCGCGGAGACGAGCTGGAGGTCGATCCCGAACCGGTCCATCCCGTCGCGGTTGACGCCGATGCTCGCGACGTCCATCGAGAAGAACCACGGGCCCCAGTGGGCGTGGACGTCGATCAGCATGACGGCTCCAGGAGAGTGGTGAGACTGCGGCTGCCGGCCTGGGCGATCTCGTCCGGGCTGAGCTTGGCGGACAGCAACCGGCGGAGCACCGAGCGGGTCTCGTGGAACGGCGTCCGGCACCCGAGGACGAGTCGCTCGGCGCCGACCTCGGCGGCGACGATCTCCAGTGAGTCCGGGCCGGTGAGCATCCGGGTGGAGGTGTGGAACCCGGGCTCGGATCGCGCCATCACGACGAAGTCGCCGAGGTAGTAGAAGTGCGTGTCCAGGAACACCACCCGCGCCCCGAGATCGCGCAGCGCGGGCCCGATCGTGCGGACGTCACCCTCGGTGAAGATCGTCAGCCCGGCATCGACCAGGAGTCGCACGACGTGACCGAACGCCGGGTAGACCGGCTCCACGTGCTGCGCGGTCGGCGCCAGCCGGACGGCGCGCGGCGGGGCGTCGCTCGCCATTTGCCGCTCCAGCTCCTTCTCCGCGCCGAGCGGGTCACGCAGGTCGAGCACCGGGCACGCGGTCCACCCGTTGCCTTCAGCAACTTTCGCGGCTTCGTCGTTCCCGGACGGTACGTCGAAGTGCACCGCCCGCAGCGCCGACACGACCCCGCCGGAGATCCCGCCCGCGGCGAACACCTCCCGCACCCGCTCCGGTTCACCCCAGCGCCCGGTCGTCACGTCGTGCCCGACCAGAATGTCGCAGTCGAGCAGCACCGGCTCCGTACTCATGACGCCTCCAAAGCGCGGTGGACCTTCCGGATCGCGGTGACGATGTCGTCGACATCGCGATCGGAGTAGTTCTCGTTCCAGGGCAGGACGAGGAGACGGTTGTCGATCAGTTCCTCGGCGTTCGGGCAGAGACCAGGCGGGTACGACACGTCGCGCAGCGGGAACCCGGACTTGCCGTACGTGACGCGCTCCCGGACGGCCGGCGCGGCGTACAGCGGGCTGGTCAGGTAGCCACCGTTCGCCGGAATGCCCTCGGCGGTGAGCGCGGCGGCCCACTCGCGCATGTCCCCGGCCGCTTCGGAAATGATCAGCGGGTACTGCCAGTACACGTGATCGTGCCCGTCCGGCGGCGCGGTCACGCCGGCCAGGTCCGCGATCGCGGCCGTCGCCCGTAGCGCGGCGGCGCGCCGGTCCTGCACCACGCCGCGGACGCGGTTCAGTTGGGCGCGCGTGACGGACGCGACCAGCTCGGTCATCCGGTAGTTCAGCGCGAGGAACAGGTACGTACGCTCATCGGTGTCGCGCGGCCAGCCTTTGTCGGCGAACAACCGCATCCGCCGGGCGTGCTGGGCGTCGTCCGTGACCGTGAGTCCGCCGTCACCGGCGCTGATGTGCTTGGTCTGTTGCAGGCTGAAGCAACCGATGTGCCCGATCCGCCCGACGTACGTGTCGCCGACGGGCGCGAGGTACGCCTGGGCACAGTCCTCGATCAGCAGAATGCCGTGCTCGTCACACAGCGCACGCAGCTCCCGTACCGCGGCCGGCTTGCCGAAGAGGTGTACGACGATGACGGCCTTTGTCCGCGGCGTGATCGCCGCCGCGACCGTCTCCGGTGTGAGGTTGCCGGTGATCGGATCGACGTCCGCGAACACCGGCACCGCGTTCTGCATCAGGATCGGGAAGACGGTACCCATGTCGCTGATCGGCGTGGTGATGATCTCGTCGCCTGGCTCCGGGTTCACCGCGGCCACGGCCAAGTGCAGTGCGGCCGTACCGGAGCTGCACGCGACCGCGTACCCGGCGCCGAGCAGGCTCGCGAACTCCAGCTCCAGCGCGGGCACCTCGGTACCCCAGGTCGCCGACAGCATGCCGCTGCGGAGCACCCGCTCGACCGCCTTGATCTCGTCGTCGCCGAACCGCCGGCCGCTGGCATCCATCACCGACGGCAGCGGATCGGTCCGGACCGGCGGGCCACCGTCCTTGGCGAGCTGACTGTTGTCCATTCCGGCAATCCCTTCAGGGCAGCTTCGTGATCCGGACCAGGTCGCGGCCCTTGATCGTGTACAGCGCGTCGCCGGTGTGCGATGCGGTGATCAGCGGGTAGCTGTAGATCTGCGCGCCGAGTCCCTCGACCACAGTAGTGACCGTCGGGGCGCCGGTGCGCGCGGGCGTGAGCTTGAAGACCCGCCGGCTGTCGGTGCCGTACAAGCCGGCGCGGGCGATCACGAGACGGCTCTGACTGGTCCCGATGGTCGTGCTGGTCACGACCTTGCCGGTGCGCGGGTCGAGTACGACGAGCCGGCCGTCGTCGGTGGTCGCGTACAGGCGGCCGCGGTACAGGACGACGTCGCTGTAGCTCTGCGCTTTCGTCAGCGGCGTGGTCTCCCAGAGCGTCTTGTTCCGGCGCAGGTCGAACGCGACGATGGTTGCCGCCGGCAAGATCGGGTCGGTGCCGAGGCTGTTCCGGGTCGCGCCGCCGAGGTACGCGATCCCGTCGCCGGTGGCGACCGAGCGGACGGACTGATGCGGTACGACGCCGCGGTGCACCTCGCGCTGTCCCGTGTCCAGGTGCTGCTCGACCAGAGTGCCGTCGAACTTGCCGTAGTCCGGCTCGGTCGAGATCAGCCACGTCCGCGAGCGCGCGTCGTACGCCTCGTCGGTCGGGCGGGTCTGTTCGTTGCCGATCTGACCGAGCTCGTGCAGGTCCGAGCCGTCCGGTTTCATCTGCCACAGCCGGGCCAGCGTGTACACACCGAGGTAGACGCTGCGACCGACCGGCGTGAGGGTCTTGGCCTCGCCGGGCAGGAACGCGCGGGTGCTGGCGCCGGTCGCGAGGTCGTGGACCTGGATACCGGCCTTGCCGGTGACCAGTACGGACGTCGAGGTGGCCGCGATCGCCATCGCCTGCTCCGGCGCGGGCGGCAGTCCGGCCTGGCCGAGATCGGTGCCGGTGAAGGTGCCGGTCGCCTGATCGAAGTCGACGACCTGGCTGGTGAGTTCGGCGCGGATCGTCGCGCCGTCGACGAAGATCCGGTTGAAGTACGCCCCGTCGTACGGCGAACCGAGCCGCGTCAGCGTGTTGTCGCGGTACCGGAACAGCGACCCGGACGGGCGCGTACCGAGATAGAGGTCGGCTCCGGCGAAGGTGATCGCGGTGATGTACTGATCGCCGCCCGGCGTCTGCACCTCGACCGGATTGCTCAGGTCGCGGGTGTCGTACACGAGCATCGTGCCGGTGGGGGAGAGGCTCGCGGCGAGCCTCGTCCCGTCCAGCGCGAGAGTGGCGACGAACGTCCGGTCGGCGTACTTCGCGGGCAGCACGTCACGGCGTTCGCCGGTGGCGCGGTCGATCGCGATCAGGTGCGCCTTGGTGCCGACGCCCGCGTAGATCGTGGTCGCGTCGGCGGCGATGCTGCGGACGTACTGCTCACCGGCGACCGCTGCGCCGTACGCGCGGGTCGCGCCGGTCGCGGGGTCGTACTCGTGCACGGCGCCGTCCGGATAGGTGCCGGCGACGATCTTGCCGTCGGGCGTGGCGGCGATCGACCAGATGAACGAGCCGAACCGCGCGACCTTCGTGGCGGTGCCGGTGGTGGTGTCGACCTTGTAGACATCGCCGGGCGTGTACAGGCCGATGTAGAGGTCCGTGCCGATGTGCGTCATCGCCCACGCGCCGGCGCCGGTGGGCAGCGAGAGTTTGCGGTCGACGGTCTTGGCGACCGGGTCGAAGGCGCCGACCTGGACCGGCGAGACGCCGGAGGTGATGGTCCAGATCCGGTCGCCGACCTGCTCGGCGACGCTGGTCGAAGTGACGGCGGACGCCGGCCCGAGGCTGGTGACCACGGGAGTTTCGGTCGTGGCCGGAATCGAGGCGCCGGCCGGGGCCGAAACGCTCACGGCGAGGGTGAGTCCGAGCAAGGCGGTGATCAGTCGTCGTGCGAATCGCTTGTCCACAAGGCCTCCCGGGCCAGCGCGCACCTAATTACGGTCATGGCTGAAATTAGCCGGACGTGCATTGGTGCGTCAACCGTTCGGGAACTGATCAGAGATGAACGCGGTAAACGACCAGCGGGCGGCCGCTGCCGGTACCGAGCTGGGTCCCGGTCGCGTCGGCCAGGCCGGCCCGCTCCAGCCGGTTCAGGACCCGCCGGGCGGTCCGCGGCTGGATGCCCAGGTGGTCGGCGACCGAGCGGGTGGTCAGACCGTCCTCCGGCGTGGCGCGGACGAGCTCCTGGAGCCGTTCGAGGGTCGCCTTCGAGAGACCGGCCCGCTGCGCGAGCAGATGCAGCTTCGACCGTTGCTGGGCACGCGGCGGGGCACCGCCGACCAGTACCAGGTCGATGTCGTTGCGCAGCGACACGACGGCGGCCGTACGCCCCGCGGTCTTCGCGCGGCCGAGCGCGCGCCGGGCCAGCGCCTCGGTCTCGGTGCCGGACCCGCCGATGCCGAACCCAATCCGGACCGGACCGAACTGCTCCTTCAACCGCGTCAGCATGCCGAGCTCGGTGAACGCGGCGGTCGCCTGCTCGAGCGGTCCGCGGGTCGCGATCACCAGCCAGCGTTTGTCGTCGTACCGGATCACGCTGCCGCCGAGCGTGCCGG
The genomic region above belongs to Kribbella solani and contains:
- a CDS encoding TetR/AcrR family transcriptional regulator — encoded protein: MTSSRGPYAKGVAKRAELLRAVLAVIARHGYRKTSTRELAAAAGLSEAGMLHYFGSKEKLFEAVLRARDEADLERFDVDDSIEGLAVVIRHNRTVPGLVQLYSTFSAEAGDPEHHAHDFFVDRYAHLRAALADAVRARQAAGTFTPTADPDAIATLLIAVSDGLQIQSQYNLTTNPGDLFDHLLTLLTTPPRNS
- a CDS encoding PQQ-binding-like beta-propeller repeat protein, with the protein product MDKRFARRLITALLGLTLAVSVSAPAGASIPATTETPVVTSLGPASAVTSTSVAEQVGDRIWTITSGVSPVQVGAFDPVAKTVDRKLSLPTGAGAWAMTHIGTDLYIGLYTPGDVYKVDTTTGTATKVARFGSFIWSIAATPDGKIVAGTYPDGAVHEYDPATGATRAYGAAVAGEQYVRSIAADATTIYAGVGTKAHLIAIDRATGERRDVLPAKYADRTFVATLALDGTRLAASLSPTGTMLVYDTRDLSNPVEVQTPGGDQYITAITFAGADLYLGTRPSGSLFRYRDNTLTRLGSPYDGAYFNRIFVDGATIRAELTSQVVDFDQATGTFTGTDLGQAGLPPAPEQAMAIAATSTSVLVTGKAGIQVHDLATGASTRAFLPGEAKTLTPVGRSVYLGVYTLARLWQMKPDGSDLHELGQIGNEQTRPTDEAYDARSRTWLISTEPDYGKFDGTLVEQHLDTGQREVHRGVVPHQSVRSVATGDGIAYLGGATRNSLGTDPILPAATIVAFDLRRNKTLWETTPLTKAQSYSDVVLYRGRLYATTDDGRLVVLDPRTGKVVTSTTIGTSQSRLVIARAGLYGTDSRRVFKLTPARTGAPTVTTVVEGLGAQIYSYPLITASHTGDALYTIKGRDLVRITKLP
- a CDS encoding amidohydrolase family protein, with the translated sequence MLIDVHAHWGPWFFSMDVASIGVNRDGMDRFGIDLQLVSAIEAIVYDAPAGNRSLAEQLPADPRLRGMLVVDPRRLDAARADLDELLAGEGRSRWVGAKIHSEYSRTPISTPAMQAAIELTTEYGLPTLVHTWGDTVVDLADVAARVPGARVLAGHMGASGWPRVPEAADRSDRIWFEPCWSAPEANRIRWVLDRIGPDRLMFGTDATLIDPSVALGAFEAAELTPAEHEAIMHLNAQALFGI
- a CDS encoding MFS transporter, with product MSTYRAIFANREFRNLWVSSALGNASATMISLTLAIVVDAATGSALLAAAIMFGPSLAQVLGISTLMSAADTARPRRILILLATLTAVEVGVQAAFDLSPVVRLGLALALAYGLSIGAGVRWGLLGEVLGTDQFVLGRSAMNLSVGAMQIAGFGIAGILLQAVSASTVLWIATGFAAVSVPVIRFGLRDRAPRRVARTSLAETWRANRFLLAQRRTRPLLLALALPNGLIVGCEALFVPYAGSRAGWLLAAGAAGMMTGDLVVGRFLTHEGRRIAGQALRFLLAVPFLGFAFDLPIAVLCVLVAIGSSGYSASLAQQEVLVDLTPPDLHGQVLGLEGALRTTTFGVVAILAGALADLTATAPAIVVFAAASLLTSIILTRPLHRVMRPSGWIGSPHDDGRPAEGLQTVRATGDPD
- a CDS encoding DegT/DnrJ/EryC1/StrS family aminotransferase, with translation MDNSQLAKDGGPPVRTDPLPSVMDASGRRFGDDEIKAVERVLRSGMLSATWGTEVPALELEFASLLGAGYAVACSSGTAALHLAVAAVNPEPGDEIITTPISDMGTVFPILMQNAVPVFADVDPITGNLTPETVAAAITPRTKAVIVVHLFGKPAAVRELRALCDEHGILLIEDCAQAYLAPVGDTYVGRIGHIGCFSLQQTKHISAGDGGLTVTDDAQHARRMRLFADKGWPRDTDERTYLFLALNYRMTELVASVTRAQLNRVRGVVQDRRAAALRATAAIADLAGVTAPPDGHDHVYWQYPLIISEAAGDMREWAAALTAEGIPANGGYLTSPLYAAPAVRERVTYGKSGFPLRDVSYPPGLCPNAEELIDNRLLVLPWNENYSDRDVDDIVTAIRKVHRALEAS
- a CDS encoding beta-glucosidase — its product is MNAVTDFDDLLGRLSLAEKVRVLTGQDFWSTHPLPSIGLRSMVLSDGPSGVRGAVWDERDPSLNLPSATALSSSWDLAVAHRYGVVSAREARRKNVDVVLGPTINLHRSPLGGRHFEAFSEDPILTAGLAAAYVAGVQELGVGATPKHYVANDFETDRFTANVVVDERTLREVYLLAFEQAVTESKAWLVMSAYNSVNGATASENDLLETPLNTDWGFDGVVVSDWTAVRSVESAKYSQDLAMPGPIGAWGDALVEAVRAGEVKEEAIDRKVRRILALAARVGALEGYEKPPTQQVDGIAFARTAAAEGTVLVRNENELPWQAAALQRVAVIGHNARDARTQGGGSATVVPKSVVSPLDGIRAALPNAEVTYSLGAVVQQGVAELPLSTMTNPASGEPGARVRFLAADGTELFAEDRFASALVYLGTSAPTGETAVLEFHTTWTPAESGAVQLGFASVGRGRIFADGELLREDVAVPVGTDLGAALLSPPSIAAPLTVTAGQPIDVRIQLEPPKAEGGLGGVVGLTVGVEPADDDPQTLIDEAVAAARAADVAVVVVGTNSRVESEGYDRTSLALPGRQDELVRAVAAANPRTVVVVNAGSPVLLPWRDDVQAVLATYFGGQEYGNALADVLLGRTEPGGRLPTTWPRDEADVPVIDVTPKDGVVRYDEGVHIGYRAWLKAGTEPAYEFGHGLGYTTWELSDLRANDPSSVALTVRNTGERAGKHVVQVYAERSETAIDRPVRWLAGFAVVRLDAGQAREITVNLHQRTFEHWDSTGWATEPGAFTIRAGSSVSDLPLSTELQVR
- a CDS encoding type II CAAX endopeptidase family protein, which encodes MLTSSKPISGQTAVIVGSRAPGRPWLDLAWQLFAVVTALVPVALVGHFLVRGQESFRSIGFDLRDRLRDLGRGTGIAAVIGGAGLLFYLGAHATGTNLTVDPSQLPDYWWRIPILVLVSAQNAILEEVIVLGYLNHRLDQLGWSVRQATATSALVRGSYHLYQGLGGFFGNVIMGVIFTYLYRRWGRIMPLVVAHTLIDIGALIGATYLLGKVSWLPG
- a CDS encoding ArsR/SmtB family transcription factor, which encodes MSEFLVDADTLANARFGTSQLTETVAALKLLRAPVEPWYRPWRDAHVAAYREQLAAHPVWAALVDNAFGTSWAADFLTVPPLGPDLTLEDELELMLALSDDQIRADLSVVRTPLRTVLVETDGLAAEAADLLRWIWRATVEPEWPRRVRLLQADIVSRTSRLSEHGWSGVLNGLGQDVRWLGDGRIQVNRWDYPVTDVRGADLLFLAAHTQRVNVSWRLPDRFALAYPVTGIFATTATPDEPLVQLLGRNRAHILVAAAQPVSTTLLVATTGLSLATVSDHLRVLTDAGLLERRRSGRSVLYWQSDTGRRVTRRPASNRPEPR
- a CDS encoding GNAT family N-acetyltransferase, with protein sequence MRTYGRDILDIADELTTAYVEVFTGPPFEHRDRAQTGAAFRTRLETDAARDGFQAWVERSDDGQIAGFLTGWTTPAPFRTDRAYGSVLDRIGPEQVEELLIGAFEVDELGVLPPARGTGLARRLLETATRDRSRAWLLAWNQNHDALAFYRHLGWHEPEVRGPEHDIVVFTTT